Proteins co-encoded in one Bacillus paramycoides genomic window:
- a CDS encoding YwqG family protein: MKNTYQLQIPKKLERYRSILEESVKPYINVSGTLAETTLFESKFGGYPYLPIDQEHPKDSNGQPMMLLAQLNFEEMPHVEYMPQEGMLQFFVSADDELYGADFDHPTIQKDFRIIYHSTIIKDLNKVITDFSYLNTLELEDFIIPEAAKLKFELSYQPVTSRDYRFEKMFSEEIDWEEIVDEENNTELGELYDDLCEDQGHKIGGYPFFTQTDPREWEEKYQQHEVLLLQIDTDDSLNIMWGDSGVANFFIKKDDLLNLDFSNVIYNWDCY, encoded by the coding sequence ATGAAGAATACGTATCAACTTCAAATTCCGAAAAAACTAGAGCGATATCGTAGTATTTTAGAAGAAAGTGTGAAACCGTATATTAACGTGTCTGGAACATTAGCAGAAACAACGCTTTTTGAGAGTAAGTTTGGTGGTTATCCGTATTTACCTATAGATCAAGAGCATCCTAAAGATTCAAATGGACAACCTATGATGTTACTTGCTCAGCTAAACTTTGAAGAAATGCCGCATGTGGAATATATGCCTCAGGAGGGAATGTTACAGTTTTTTGTAAGTGCTGATGATGAGCTTTATGGAGCCGATTTTGATCATCCAACAATACAAAAAGACTTTCGCATTATTTATCATTCTACAATTATAAAAGATTTAAATAAGGTAATTACTGATTTTAGTTATTTAAACACTTTAGAATTAGAGGACTTTATTATTCCCGAAGCAGCGAAATTAAAGTTTGAATTAAGTTATCAACCAGTAACATCAAGGGATTATCGATTTGAAAAGATGTTTAGTGAGGAAATTGATTGGGAAGAAATTGTTGATGAAGAAAATAATACAGAATTAGGCGAACTGTATGATGATTTATGTGAAGATCAAGGACATAAAATTGGTGGTTACCCATTTTTTACACAGACAGATCCAAGGGAATGGGAAGAAAAATACCAGCAACATGAGGTATTATTACTACAAATCGACACAGACGATTCATTAAATATTATGTGGGGAGATTCTGGTGTTGCTAATTTCTTTATAAAGAAAGACGATTTATTAAATCTAGATTTTTCCAACGTAATTTACAATTGGGATTGTTATTAA
- a CDS encoding RidA family protein encodes MQKKFINPETMPPTFGYSHVVEVSNAKRTIYISGQVAINTDGQIVGIGDLAIQTRQVFENIKSALETSELQFNDVVKLTFFLTDISQMAIVRNIRDQYIDTKNPPASSAVEVNKLINDNLFIEIEAIAVAN; translated from the coding sequence TTGCAAAAGAAATTTATCAATCCAGAAACGATGCCACCAACTTTTGGATACTCACATGTAGTCGAAGTTAGTAACGCTAAACGAACAATTTACATATCTGGACAAGTAGCAATTAACACTGATGGTCAAATAGTTGGCATTGGAGATTTAGCTATACAAACGCGACAAGTATTCGAAAACATCAAAAGTGCATTAGAAACTTCGGAATTACAATTTAATGATGTAGTAAAATTAACATTTTTCTTAACAGATATTTCTCAAATGGCCATTGTTAGAAATATACGAGACCAATACATTGACACTAAAAATCCTCCAGCAAGTTCGGCTGTAGAAGTTAATAAGTTAATTAACGATAACTTATTTATTGAAATCGAAGCAATTGCTGTAGCAAACTAA